One genomic window of Prochlorococcus marinus str. NATL2A includes the following:
- a CDS encoding ribose-phosphate pyrophosphokinase, whose translation MTSFITAANPEPTSLEHDTNRLRLISGTSNTALAKEIATYMGITNVPLVSKRFADGELYVQIQQSIRGCDVFLIQPTCAPVNDSLMELMIMVDACKRASARQITAVIPYFGYARADRKTAGRESITAKLTANILVKSGVDRVLAMDLHSAQIQGYFDIPCDHIYGSPVLVDYLSTMKLDEIVVVSPDVGGVARARAFAKQMKDSPLAIIDKRRSGHNVAESLTVIGEVSGKTAILIDDMIDTGGTICAGAELLRKEGAKKVIACASHAVFSPPAYARLSKEGLFEQVIVTNSIPVPSNLDFSQLKVLSVANMLGEAIWRIHEESSVSSMFR comes from the coding sequence GTGACCAGTTTTATTACTGCAGCGAATCCTGAGCCTACTAGTCTCGAGCATGACACTAATAGACTCAGATTAATTAGTGGGACATCCAATACAGCACTAGCTAAAGAAATTGCGACTTATATGGGGATAACCAATGTCCCTCTAGTTTCAAAAAGGTTCGCAGATGGGGAGCTCTATGTGCAAATCCAGCAATCAATTAGAGGATGTGATGTTTTTCTAATACAACCAACCTGTGCTCCTGTTAATGACAGCTTAATGGAGCTAATGATCATGGTTGATGCTTGTAAAAGAGCATCTGCCAGACAAATTACAGCTGTAATTCCCTATTTTGGTTACGCCAGAGCAGACAGAAAGACAGCTGGTAGAGAGTCAATAACTGCGAAGCTAACCGCAAATATTCTTGTGAAGTCAGGAGTAGATAGAGTACTCGCAATGGACTTACATTCCGCACAAATCCAAGGTTATTTCGATATCCCGTGCGATCACATATATGGTTCACCTGTTTTAGTTGATTATCTGTCAACCATGAAGCTTGATGAAATAGTAGTCGTCTCTCCGGATGTAGGTGGAGTGGCCAGAGCCAGAGCTTTTGCTAAGCAAATGAAGGACTCACCTCTAGCAATTATTGATAAACGTCGATCAGGGCATAATGTTGCCGAAAGCCTCACAGTGATTGGGGAAGTCTCTGGCAAAACTGCAATATTGATTGATGATATGATTGACACTGGAGGTACTATTTGCGCTGGGGCTGAATTACTTAGGAAGGAGGGTGCTAAAAAAGTTATTGCATGTGCATCTCATGCTGTTTTCTCTCCACCTGCTTACGCGAGGCTTTCAAAAGAAGGCCTTTTTGAACAAGTTATTGTTACTAATAGCATTCCGGTGCCAAGTAATTTAGATTTCTCACAATTGAAGGTCTTATCAGTTGCAAATATGCTTGGAGAAGCTATTTGGAGAATTCATGAAGAAAGTTCTGTTAGCTCAATGTTCAGATGA